In Corylus avellana chromosome ca2, CavTom2PMs-1.0, the following proteins share a genomic window:
- the LOC132172164 gene encoding tetrahydroberberine oxidase-like, giving the protein MISISKTANQLENLTNFPNHFLCMKLLVSQSANVFKMPHLLIFRTHEIGYSQSQFETSSDMTRILSFLSIFILLVSSSSSESFSGKFIQCLYLNSPPQIPISEIVYTPRNSSYTVILESTIENLRFSSPITPKPLIIVTPLVDSHAQATVICCKQHGLQVRIRSRGHDYEGLSYTAGLPFILLDLQFLHSISIDVEENTAWVEAGATLGEVYYAIAEKSLVHGFPAGLCPLVGVGGHFSGGGFGTILRKYGLAADNIIDAHVVDPDGRILDRESMGEGLFWAIRGGGAASFGVVLSWKIKLVYVPPIVTVFNIAKTLDKNATKLVHKWQYVAHKLDKNLFIRLVIEAAKVTFDSMFLGKADELLEIMEDGFPELGLKSSDCMEMDWIGSVLYFSKYPNGTTIEALKERTPQEKISFKGTSDYVMDPIPEEGLEKLWKWCLEEENSMLIMDPYGGRMSEISESEIPFPHRKGNLFNIQYVVSWDDDGIVGSQKHIDWIRRVYEHMTPYVSKSPRAAYLNYRDLDLGRNVNNDTSYAEAARWGVKYFKGNFRRLAIVKGKIDPHNFFAFEQSIPPLISNEGMREIE; this is encoded by the coding sequence ATGATCAGTATCAGCAAGACAGCAAACCAACTAGAAAACTTAACAAACTTTCCCAATCATTTTCTGTGTATGAAACTGTTAGTTTCTCAGTCGGCAAATGTTTTTAAGATGCCACATCTCTTGATCTTCCGGACACATGAAATCGGATATTCCCAGTCACAGTTTGAAACAAGTTCCGATATGACTAGAatcctttctttcctttccattTTCATCCTCTTggtttcatcatcttcttcggAATCATTCTCTGGAAAATTCATCCAATGCCTTTACCTGAATTCACCCCCACAAATTCCCATCTCCGAAATTGTATACACCCCCAGAAATTCTTCATACACAGTCATCCTTGAATCCACCATTGAAAACCTCAGATTCTCTTCCCCGATAACCCCAAAGCCATTGATTATAGTCACACCCCTCGTTGATTCCCATGCGCAGGCAACAGTCATTTGTTGCAAACAACATGGTCTGCAGGTCAGGATCAGAAGCCGCGGCCATGACTACGAAGGCCTCTCGTACACCGCCGGCCTCCCATTCATCCTCCTTGATCTTCAATTCCTTCATTCCATTAGCATTGATGTAGAAGAAAACACCGCTTGGGTCGAGGCCGGAGCGACATTAGGCGAAGTGTATTATGCGATTGCAGAGAAAAGTTTAGTCCATGGATTTCCGGCAGGGCTTTGCCCGCTGGTTGGTGTTGGCGGGCATTTCAGTGGAGGTGGCTTCGGCACCATATTGAGAAAATATGGCCTGGCTGCTGATAATATTATCGATGCTCATGTCGTCGACCCTGATGGAAGAATTCTCGACCGAGAATCCATGGGAGAGGGTCTCTTTTGGGCCATTCGAGGCGGCGGAGCCGCAAGTTTTGGTGTCGTTCTTTCATGGAAAATCAAGCTTGTTTATGTACCTCCCATAGTCACAGTATTCAACATTGCCAAAACCTTAGACAAAAATGCCACAAAACTTGTTCACAAGTGGCAATATGTTGCTCACAAACTTgacaaaaatctttttattagacTTGTTATAGAAGCTGCAAAGGTGACATTTGACTCCATGTTTCTTGGGAAAGCTGATGAGCTCCTGGAGATAATGGAGGATGGATTTCCTGAATTGGGTTTGAAGAGTAGTGATTGCATGGagatggattggattggatccGTTCTTTATTTTTCCAAGTACCCAAATGGGACAACAATTGAAGCACTGAAAGAGAGGACACCGCAGGAAAAGATCTCCTTCAAGGGCACATCAGATTATGTGATGGATCCCATACCGGAAGAGGGGCTGGAGAAGCTATGGAAATGGTGTTTGGAAGAAGAGAATTCGATGTTGATCATGGACCCCTATGGTGGTCGGATGAGTGAGATTTCAGAATCTGAAATCCCATTTCCACACAGAAAAGGGAATTTGTTTAACATCCAATATGTGGTGTCTTGGGATGATGATGGAATTGTGGGATCACAAAAGCACATAGATTGGATAAGAAGGGTATATGAGCACATGACTCCTTATGTGTCTAAAAGTCCAAGGGCAGCATATCTAAATTATAGGGATCTTGATTTGGGTAGGAATGTGAATAATGACACAAGCTATGCAGAAGCTGCAAGATGGGGGGTCAAGTACTTTAAAGGTAATTTTAGGAGGCTGGCAATTGTGAAGGGTAAGATTGATCCACACAACTTCTTTGCATTTGAGCAAAGCATCCCACCTCTCATTTCAAATGAAGGGATGAGGGAAATAGAGTGA
- the LOC132170462 gene encoding berberine bridge enzyme-like 13 yields MESLPSSLSPVLLILLLSASFAASASTIQEQFIQCLFVNSQNISIPLATAFFTQNNSSFSTVLESSAQNLRYLVPSAPKPEFIFLPVHESHVQASVICSKQLRIHLRVRSGGHDYEGLSYVSQIESPFIVIDLAKLRSINVDLQDNTAWVQAGATIGEVYYRVSEKSQTHGFPAGLCTSLGVGGHITGGAYGPLMRKYGLGADNVVDARIVDVNGRILDREAMGEDHFWAIRGGGGGSFGIILWWKIKLVSVPPTVTVFTVTKTLEQGATKTLYKWQQVADKLDENLFIRVILQPASAGAGAGAKGGRTVTTSYNALFLGGADKLLQVMQESFPELGLTKEDCTETSWIKAVLYIAGFPSGTPPEVLLKGKSTFKNYFKAKSDFVKEPIPETALEGLWERLMEEDSPLMVFNPYGGMMSKIPESAIPFPHRNGTLFKIQYLSLWKDGDTDKAKPHMDWIRNLYNYMAPYVSTLPRTAYVNYRDLDLGMNNNGSSGDASVWGSKYFKDNFNRLVSVKTKVDPDNFFRHEQSIPPLAKAQ; encoded by the exons ATGGAGTCTCTACCCTCTTCCTTGTCCCCTGTACTTTTGATACTCCTGCTGTCAGCTTCATTCGCAGCTTCAGCTTCAACTATTCAAGAACAATTCATCCAATGCCTCTTTGttaattctcaaaatatttccATTCCACTTGCCACAGCCTTTTTCACCCAAAACAATTCTTCCTTTTCCACTGTTCTTGAATCCTCTGCACAAAATCTCAGATACTTGGTCCCTTCAGCGCCGAAGCCAGAGTTCATCTTCTTGCCGGTGCATGAATCCCACGTCCAAGCGTCGGTGATTTGTTCCAAGCAGCTCCGAATACACCTCAGAGTTCGAAGCGGAGGCCACGACTATGAAGGGCTCTCTTACGTTTCCCAAATCGAATCGCCTTTCATTGTTATTGATCTTGCCAAGCTTCGATCCATAAACGTTGATTTACAAGACAACACTGCTTGGGTTCAGGCCGGCGCAACAATTGGTGAAGTTTACTACAGAGTCTCTGAGAAAAGCCAAACACATGGCTTCCCGGCCGGCCTCTGCACCAGCTTAGGCGTCGGCGGGCACATTACCGGAGGTGCGTACGGACCCTTGATGAGAAAATACGGCCTTGGAGCCGACAATGTTGTCGATGCTCGGATTGTCGACGTTAATGGCAGAATTCTAGACCGGGAAGCCATGGGAGAAGATCACTTTTGGGCAATTAGAGGCGGTGGAGGAGGAAGCTTCGGAATCATTCTTTGGTGGAAGATAAAGCTGGTCTCTGTTCCCCCAACTGTGACAGTTTTTACCGTTACCAAAACCTTAGAACAAGGCGCAACAAAGACCCTCTATAAATGGCAGCAGGTTGCCGACAAGCTCGACGAGAATCTCTTCATAAGAGTCATCCTCCAGCCGGCAAGCGCCGGCGCCGGAGCCGGAGCCAAAGGCGGAAGAACTGTAACAACTTCGTACAATGCTCTGTTTCTTGGTGGCGCCGACAAGCTCCTTCAAGTCATGCAAGAAAGCTTCCCGGAGCTGGGTTTGACGAAAGAAGATTGCACAGAAACAAGCTGGATCAAAGCCGTGCTTTATATCGCCGGGTTCCCAAGCGGAACTCCGCCGGAAGTTCTGCTCAAAGGGAAGTCGACATTCAAGAACTATTTCAAAGCAAAATCAGACTTTGTGAAAGAACCCATACCAGAGACGGCGCTGGAGGGGCTGTGGGAAAGGCTAATGGAAGAAGATAGCCCTTTGATGGTGTTCAATCCATATGGTGGTATGATGAGCAAGATTCCAGAGTCTGCAATTCCTTTTCCTCACAGAAATGGAACCTTATTCAAAATCCAGTACCTTAGTTTGTGGAAAGATGGAGATACGGACAAG gCAAAGCCGCATATGGATTGGATTAGGAACCTCTACAACTACATGGCTCCATATGTCTCAACACTGCCAAGGACAGCATACGTGAATTACAGGGATCTTGATTTGGGGATGAACAACAACGGCAGCTCGGGAGATGCAAGTGTTTGGGGCAGCAAGTATTTCAAGGATAACTTCAACAGATTGGTGAGCGTGAAGACAAAAGTTGACCCTGATAACTTCTTCAGACATGAACAGAGCATCCCACCTCTTGCAAAGGCACAGTGA